From Rhinopithecus roxellana isolate Shanxi Qingling chromosome 17, ASM756505v1, whole genome shotgun sequence, one genomic window encodes:
- the BOLA3 gene encoding bolA-like protein 3 isoform X2 has protein sequence MAAWSPAAAVPLLRGIRGLPLHHRMFATQTEGELRVTQILKEKFPRATAIKVTDISGTKRRNQRDAWIADIYLCPQTLTTPWLHRCCCLRP, from the exons atggcggcatggAGCCCGGCCGCGGCAGTGCCTCTGCTTCGCGGGATCCGCGGG CTTCCACTTCACCATCGGATGTTTGCCACCCAGACTGAGGGGGAGCTCAGAGTAACCCAAATTCTCAAAGAAAAGTTTCCACGAGCTACAGCTATAAAAGTCACTGACATTTCAG GcactaaaagaagaaatcaaagagaTGCATGGATTGCGGATATTTACCTCTGTCCCCAAACGCTGACCACGCCCTGGCTGCATAGATGCTGCTGCTTAAGACCTTGA
- the BOLA3 gene encoding bolA-like protein 3 isoform X1, with translation MAAWSPAAAVPLLRGIRGLPLHHRMFATQTEGELRVTQILKEKFPRATAIKVTDISGGCGAMYEIKIESEEFKEKRTVQQHQMVNQALKEEIKEMHGLRIFTSVPKR, from the exons atggcggcatggAGCCCGGCCGCGGCAGTGCCTCTGCTTCGCGGGATCCGCGGG CTTCCACTTCACCATCGGATGTTTGCCACCCAGACTGAGGGGGAGCTCAGAGTAACCCAAATTCTCAAAGAAAAGTTTCCACGAGCTACAGCTATAAAAGTCACTGACATTTCAG GAGGTTGTGGGGCGATGtatgaaattaaaattgaatCAGAAGAATTTAAGGAGAAGAGAACTGTCCAGCAGCACCAGATGGTTAATCAG GcactaaaagaagaaatcaaagagaTGCATGGATTGCGGATATTTACCTCTGTCCCCAAACGCTGA